The following coding sequences are from one Rhipicephalus microplus isolate Deutch F79 chromosome 3, USDA_Rmic, whole genome shotgun sequence window:
- the LOC119183526 gene encoding uncharacterized protein LOC119183526 yields the protein MKHRDCGFLLRGTFSSFPLRHTQPRRVFLLCARPRHQECGIVTTSFPQLVHLPSLLPPRQPAQHSVPHASVAQRAQPWRRRSDVPLPSPPIEGTVSHSSSGSRRRHAPSSTSSAACACSSSSPDGVVVEAAAPRCYSSPAAAETGCGVSLHSAVVCSCSLSPAPPAPRPLRTPAPCHSLPPTVLCHRTRVKELQCLSPCLCSPVVTVAASMAAAASASASSVARSVLALLKTVARDVLAVLAVVAFFLTPVAALPYTRAYVPNTYTLINSNCSAWALRILTWLLLLPGTVSVVFVLIVLPPLCIPRRWKYRAVIENYKVGPQTTFRWESPFFDRKYRL from the coding sequence ACGTTTTCTTCTTTCCCGCTTCGACACACGCAGCCAAGGCGCGTCTTCCTGTTATGTGCACGACCAAGACATCAAGAATGCGGTATAGTCACGACGTCATTTCCCCAGCTCGTTCACCTCCCGTCTCTGCTGCCACCACGCCAGCCGGCACAGCACAGTGTGCCCCACGCATCGGTGGCGCAGCGAGCGCAGCCCTGGCGACGACGATCTGATGTGCCGCTGCCGTCTCCCCCCATCGAGGGCACGGTGAGTCACAGCTCGTCGGGAAGCCGCCGCCGCCACGCTCCTTCCTCCACTTCCTCTGCCGCATGCGCCTGCTCCTCTTCCTCACCCGACGGCGTTGTAGTAGAAGCGGCGGCTCCCCGCTGCTATTCATCGCCGGCGGCCGCTGAAACTGGCTGCGGTGTATCCCTACACTCTGCTGTCGTCTGCTCCTGCTCGCTGTCACCCGCGCCGCCGGCTCCTAGGCCGCTTCGCACGCCGGCTCCCTGTCATTCGCTGCCGCCGACAGTACTCTGTCACCGCACACGAGTCAAGGAGCTGCAGTGCCTGTCCCCGTGCCTCTGCTCGCCGGTCGTTACAGTAGCGGCAAGCATGGCCGCCGCCGCCTCCGCATCGGCATCATCCGTGGCACGATCCGTGCTTGCGCTGCTCAAAACCGTGGCGCGCGACGTGCTCGCCGTTCTGGCCGTGGTCGCTTTCTTCCTGACGCCGGTAGCTGCGCTGCCATACACACGTGCCTACGTGCCCAACACTTACACGCTCATCAACTCCAACTGCTCGGCATGGGCGCTCCGCATACTCACATGGCTCCTGCTGCTCCCCGGCACCGTGTCCGTGGTGTTCGTGCTCATCGTGCTCCCTCCGCTGTGCATACCGCGCCGCTGGAAGTACAGGGCCGTCATCGAAAACTACAAGGTCGGCCCCCAGACCACGTTCCGCTGGGAGTCGCCCTTCTTCGACCGAAAGTACCGGCTCTGA